A window from Urocitellus parryii isolate mUroPar1 chromosome 1, mUroPar1.hap1, whole genome shotgun sequence encodes these proteins:
- the LOC113177917 gene encoding olfactory receptor 14A2-like, which translates to MVSTANHTVGMELYLTLFSEAQEFQLAHGFLFLLIYLVALVGNLLIIILVTVDQCLHTPMYFFLKNLSLLDACLVSVTVPNFIVSSLCHRSTISFPGCVSQVLLVTQFAGTELSVLTAMSYDRYVAICHPLHYVVIMNKGLCVWMVAVSWFLGGIFGVLYSVGTFSLSFCSSIKLPQFFCDVPSLLKISCSKSHVTIDVTVVMGVTFGLSCVVSIGFSYMYIFKTVTRMPSSQGRSRAFSTCTPHLVVVTTFIVTGVTAYLKPVPESPHPVDFLVSVLYSVMPPSLNPVIYSLRNKDVKASLWKILGKLCHKY; encoded by the coding sequence ATGGTGTCCACGGCCAACCACACGGTGGGGATGGAGTTATACCTCACACTATTCTCCGAGGCCCAGGAGTTCCAGCTTGCACACGGCTTCCTGTTCTTGCTGATTTACCTGGTGGCACTGGTGGGGAACCTTCTCATCATCATCCTAGTCACCGTTGACCAGTgtctccacacccccatgtacttcttcctgaaGAACTTGTCCCTCCTGGATGCTTGCCTTGTCTCAGTCACTGTCCCCAACTTCATTGTGAGCTCCTTGTGCCACAGGAGCACCATCTCTTTCCCAGGATGTGTCTCACAGGTCTTGTTGGTGACTCAGTTTGCTGGGACTGAGCTGTCTGTCCTCACAGCCAtgtcctatgaccgctatgtggccatctgccaccccCTGCACTATGTCGTCATCATGAACAAGGGGCTCTGTGTGTGGATGGTGGCTGTCTCCTGGTTCCTTGGGGGCATCTTTGGGGTCTTATACTCTGTAGGAactttctctttatctttctgtaGCTCCATAAAACTCCCACAATTTTTCTGTGATGTCCCCTCTCTGCTGAAGATTtcttgctcaaagtcacatgtCACCATTGATGTTACTGTGGTCATGGGGGTCACATTTGGACTTTCCTGTGTTGTGTCCATtggattttcatatatgtacattttcaaAACTGTCACAAGAATGCCATCCTCACAAGGAAGGTCAagagccttctccacctgcacaCCCCATCTCGTAGTGGTGACCACATTCATAGTGACGGGTGTCACTGCCTATTTGAAGCCAGTGCCAGAATCCCCGCATCCTGTGGACTTTCTGGTGTCTGTTCTCTATTCTGTGATGCCTCCGTCGTTGAACCCTGTGAtatacagcctgaggaacaaggacgTCAAAGCCTCTCTGTGGAAGATTCTAGGGAAACTGTGTCATAAATATTAG
- the LOC113177916 gene encoding olfactory receptor 14A16-like, with protein MSNNSVVTEFLLLGFSDSRSPQLLLAVIFTAIYLAALVGNGLVMTITSLDPGLHSPMYFFLRNLSLSDICLISAVVPRAVANWVTHCHSISFLSCVAQVFLVLFSADTGLCLLTAMSVDRYAAICHPLHYDTIMSRDTCVQMATLSWLSSGFVSAIHTVSTFSLSYCGFHEIQQFFCDIPQLLAVSSSKRVTAEIVLIIINVFLDTGCFACIVISYVFIFSTVRRIPSTAGRAKAYSTCLPHLAVVVLFLSTGFCAYLKPLLGSSSSTDLVLSAVYVLLSPTLNPVIYSLRNKAMKAGLEKLVTGKLLTKQHILLFLQE; from the coding sequence ATGAGTAATAACTCTGTGGTCACAGAATTTCTTCTCCTGGGTTTTTCTGACTCACGGAGTCCTCAGCTCCTACTAGCTGTGATTTTTACTGCGATATACCTGGCTGCCCTGGTGGGGAATGGCCTCGTCATGACCATCACCTCCCTGGACCCAGGCCTCCActcgcccatgtacttcttcctgagGAATCTGTCCCTCTCTGACATCTGCCTCATTTCTGCTGTGGTGCCCAGAGCCGTGGCCAACTGGGTCACCCACTGCCATTCCATCTCGTTCCTAAGCTGTGTGGCCCAGGTCTTCCTGGTGCTTTTCTCAGCAGACACAGGCCTGTGCCTCCTCACAGCGATGTCCGTGGACCGCTATGCTGCCATTTGCCATCCCCTGCACTACGACACCATCATGAGCAGGGACACCTGTGTGCAGATGGCCACTCTGTCCTGGCTCAGCAGTGGCTTTGTATCAGCTATCCACACCGTGAGcaccttttctttatcttactGTGGATTCCATGAGATCCAACAGTTCTTCTGTGACATTCCCCAGTTGTTAGCTGTCTCTTCTTCAAAGCGTGTGACTGCAGAAATTGTGCTCATTATCATTAATGTCTTCCTGGACACTGGCTGCTTTGCCTGCATCGTCATCTCCTACGTCTTCATCTTCTCCACTGTCAGGCGGATCCCGTCCACAGCAGGGAGGGCCAAAGCCTACTCCACCTGCCTCCCCCACCTGGCAGTTGTAGTCCTTTTCCTTTCAACTGGTTTTTGTGCTTACCTGAAGCCCCTCCTGgggtcctcctcctccactgACCTGGTGCTCTCTGCGGTCTATGTTTTGCTTTCCCCGACCCTCAACCCcgtcatctacagcctgaggaacaaggcCATGAAGGCAGGATTGGAGAAGCTGGTCACCGGGAAGCTCCTGACAAAGCAGCACATCCTCCTGTTCCTCCAAGAATAG
- the LOC113177915 gene encoding olfactory receptor OR9H1-like: MANCTQVSEFVLLGFRGGPGMQIVLFLVFLVLYVIAMVGNLGMIAIISADAHLHTPMYDFLQSLSLLDVCYSSTIAPRALVNCLKVDRRVSFAGCASQFFFLSLFGTTEAFLLAAMAYDRFSAICNPLLYPMSMTRRVYGLLVSGSYAWGLVNAVTQTTMTFRLSFCGPNEINDFFCDVPPLLSLSCSDTSVNQWVLLGLCGSIFVSTFLVVLVSYLCIISAILKIRTVQGRHRAFSTCASHLTGVCLFFGTVFFMYAQPSAVSSPEQSKVVSIFYTVVIPMLNPLIYSLRNKDVKQALKRGKWKLSGVLGLWISQSNLESAPNHPSHGRALRWLYQASPFLCGHL; this comes from the coding sequence ATGGCCAACTGTACCCAGGTGTCAGAGTTTGTCCTACTTGGCTTCAGGGGCGGGCCAGGAATGCAGATAGTTCTATTTCTGGTCTTTTTGGTGCTGTATGTCATCGCCATGGTGGGAAACTTGGGCATGATTGCAATCATCAGTGCGGATGctcacctccacacccccatgtacgaCTTTCTCCAAAGCCTTTCCCTCCTGGACGTCTGCTATTCTTCCACAATTGCGCCCAGGGCTCTGGTAAACTGCCTGAAAGTTGACCGCAGGGTGTCCTTTGCTGGGTGCGCATCTCAGTTCTTCTTTTTGTCTCTGTTTGGCACCACTGAGGCTttcctcctggctgccatggcctatgaccgcttcTCTGCCATCTGCAACCCTCTTCTGTACCCCATGAGCATGACTCGCCGGGTCTATGGACTACTGGTGTCTGGGTCCTACGCATGGGGCCTAGTGAATGCTGTCACTCAGACAACAATGACCTTCAGGCTGTCCTTCTGTGGGCCAAATGAGATCAACGACTTCTTCTGTGACGTCCCCCCACTCTTGTCCCTGTCTTGTTCAGACACTTCTGTGAACCAGTGGGTTCTCCTTGGCCTGTGTGGCTCCATCTTTGTCAGCACCTTCTTGGTTGTGTTGGTCTCCTACCTCTGCATCATCTCAGCCATCCTGAAGATCCGCACCGTGCAGGGACGCCACCGAGCTTTCTCTACGTGTGCCTCCCACCTCACTGGGGTGTGCTTGTTTTTCGGGACAGTGTTTTTCATGTATGCACAGCCCAGTGCCGTCTCCTCCCCGGAGCAGAGCAAGGTGGTGTCCATCTTTTACACGGTTGTCATCCCCATGTTGAACCCCCTCATCTATAGCTTGAGGAACAAAGATGTCAAGCAGGCTCTGAAGAGGGGCAAGTGGAAGCTCTCAGGGGTTCTGGGTCTGTGGATCTCACAAAGCAATCTGGAATCTGCTCCAAACCACCCATCTCATGGGCGGGCACTTAGGTGGCTTTACCAGGCTTCTCCGTTTCTGTGTGGACATCTGTAG